From Fusarium oxysporum f. sp. lycopersici 4287 chromosome 10, whole genome shotgun sequence, the proteins below share one genomic window:
- a CDS encoding amidase, producing the protein MLVQPYQLSATDVAAKIRDGQLSVEEYAQSLLARIKERDPVVKAWAYINPDQVLQEARKLDAVPKEDRGPLHGVAIAVKDVIYTKDMPTQFNSPIYKDDAPQVDAASIIILRKAGALILGKTTTTEFAATTQGPQTTNPHDSSRTPGGSSSGSGAVVADFQVPLSLGTQTGGSTIRPASFNGIYGFKPTWNSISREGQKVFSLILDTLGIYARTVEDLNLLADVFALQDDEPPNQEYSIKKGKFAICKTMVWPQAGPGLVKATDKAVELLRSSGATVEEIEFPEHLQDLPKWHSIVFNTDGRTAFLPEYRVDKTQIADQLVGHVENRLKISKAAQVKAFDDIAAARPVVDDMLADYDAVLVPSVPDEAPKGIEATGSAAFNLIWTALHTPVINIPGFAGENGMPIGLSLVAPRYHDRKLLVVSEAVGRLFETSGGWKSQIV; encoded by the exons ATGCTGGTACAGCCCTACCAACTCTCGGCAACTGATGTCGCTGCCAAGATCCGAGATGGCCAGCTCTCAGTTGAGGAGTATGCACAGTCACTCCTGGCACGTATCAAAGAGCGAGATCCAGTTGTGAAAGCGTGGGCTTATATCAATCCTGATCAAGtacttcaagaagctcggaAACTAGATGCTGTCCCCAAGGAAGACCGAGGACCTTTGCATGGTGTTGCGATTGCGGTCAAGGATGTCATCTACACGAAGG ATATGCCAACGCAGTTTAACTCACCCATCTACAAAGATGATGCTCCCCAAGTCGACGCAGCtagcatcatcatcctccgCAAAGCAGGTGCGCTCATACTAGGCAAGACGACCACCACCGAATTCGCAGCCACTACCCAAGGACCTCAAACAACAAACCCTCACGATAGTTCTCGTACACCTGGAGGTTCATCATCAGGATCTGGGGCAGTTGTAGCAGACTTCCAAGTTCCCCTCAGTCTTGGAACACAGACCGGAGGAAGCACCATCCGCCCAGCCTCTTTCAACGGTATCTATGGATTCAAACCAACATGgaactcaatctcaagggAAGGGCAGAAAGTATTCTCGCTTATTCTTGATACATTGGGCATTTACGCTCGGACCGTGGAGGATCTGAACTTACTCGCTGATGTATTTGCCTTGCAAGACGACGAGCCACCTAACCAAGAATACTCTATCAAAAAAGGGAAATTCGCCATCTGCAAAACAATGGTTTGGCCCCAAGCTGGCCCCGGTCTAGTCAAAGCAACGGATAAGGCCGTTGAACTCCTCCGATCAAGCGGTGCTACGGTAGAAGAGATTGAGTTTCCCGAACATCTGCAAGATCTACCAAAATGGCActccatcgtcttcaacacTGATGGACGAACAGCCTTTCTACCAGAGTATAGGGTTGACAAGACCCAGATTGCAGATCAGCTGGTTGGACACGTTGAGAACCGCCTCAAGATCTCTAAAGCTGCGCAGGTTAAAGCTTTTGATGACATTGCAGCGGCAAGACCTGTCGTTGATGACATGTTGGCGGATTATGATGCTGTGTTGGTTCCGAGTGTGCCGGATGAGGCGCCCAAGGGCATTGAGGCTACTGGAAGTGCTGCATTCAATCTGATATGGACG GCGCTGCATACTCCTGTCATCAACATTCCGGGGTTCGCTGGTGAGAACGGGATGCCGATTGGCTTGTCCCTCGTTGCACCTAGGTATCACGACAGAAAGCTTCTGGTAGTGAGTGAAGCTGTAGGAAGGCTCTTCGAGACATCAGGAGGATGGAAATCACAGATAGTCTAG
- a CDS encoding hypothetical protein (At least one base has a quality score < 10), producing MPQTGNQTSLYNKLVITFVAIGGTTYGYAASIIGSTIGQPGWYQFFNLPADGEPGYDTITTPAIATANGLFSAGGAFACLVLMWACDYYGRLRSIQFGCALGILGGVLQCAAQNLAMFQAGRWIMGMCVGLMATVTPMYLSEMSSPLARGWLVGHHAIFLVFGYMLSSWIGFAVYFSKNLEFGWRFPLAFQVFPPLVLLLGSPWIPRSPRWLMSKGHREEAWSVLVRLRRSANDPEDLVAKEEYYQIEKQLELDAKKLEAYGGSPWRAVFQKKSYRKRMLIGFMTQWGAEFGGPLIINNYAVILYTSLGQTGYMPLLLSALWLTTAGLIYNPGGAWLHDKVNSRRKMYMTGFIGIVITTSIYCAMISLYAGTDNKAGNGIGVLFMFLYLAFQGTFCNTTMYLYVSEIFPTEIRSIGIGWSLFGQFAATIILLQTAPIGFNAVGWKYFLLVICWSVLFIPAIYFFWPETARLSLEEIGKQFGDEVAVHITDATDEERAAIDRQLMGEIHGDNKAPGNATNEIPSSNSSQYIATKQ from the exons ATGCCGCAAACTGGGAACCAGACGAGCTTGTACAACAAGCTCGTCATTACTTTTGTCGCAATCGGCGGAACT ACATATGGATATGCAGCGTCCATCATCGGAAGCACAATCGGCCAACCGGGCTGGTACCAGTTCTTCAATCTTCCTGCCGATGGTGAACCAGGCTACGATACTATAACGACACCGGCGATCGCGACGGCCAATGGACTCTTTTCCGCTGGCGGCGCGTTTGCGTGTCTGGTGCTTATGTGGGCTTGTGATTACTATGGACGGTTGAGGAGTATTCAGTTTGGATGCGCTTTGGGGATACTTGGTGGTGTTCTTCAGTGCGCGGCTCAGAACCTTGC TATGTTCCAGGCTGGAAGATGGATCATGGGCATGTGCGTTGGTCTAATGGCTACCGTTACACCAATGTATCTCTCCGAAATGTCAAGTCCCCTGGCACGTGGCTGGCTCGTTGGTCATCACGCTATCTTTCTCGTCTTCGGCTACATGCTGTCCTCTTGGATTGGCTTCGCAGTTTACTTCTCCAAGAATCTCGAGTTCGGCTGGCGCTTCCCATTAGCCTTCCAAGTCTTCCCTCCGCTGGTCTTGCTTCTTGGCTCACCTTGGATCCCTCGCTCGCCGAGATGGCTCATGTCCAAGGGCCATCGTGAAGAAGCGTGGTCTGTTCTCGTTCGTCTTCGCAGGTCGGCCAATGATCCTGAGGATCTTGTTGCCAAAGAGGAGTACTACCAgattgagaagcagcttgagcttgatgccaagaagcttgaggctTATGGGGGAAGTCCATGGAGGGCTgtcttccagaagaagagTTATCGCAAGCGTATGCTCATTGGGTTCATGACTCAATGGGGAGCAGAGTTTGGAGGTCCTCTCATTATC aacaacTATGCAGTCATCCTGTATACTAGTTTAGGCCAAACTGGATACATGCCGCTTCTGTTGTCGGCCTTATGGCTAACTACAGCCGGACTGATCTACAACCCTGGTGGTGCTTGGCTACATGACAAGGTCAACTCTCGCCGTAAGATGTACATGACTGGCTTCATCGGTATTGTCATTACCACTTCGATCTACTGCGCCATGATCTCGCTGTATGCTGGTACAGATAATAAGGCTGGAAATGGCATCGGCGTACTGTTCATGTTCTTGTACCTCGCCTTTCAAGGCACCTTCTGTAACACAACCATGTACCTTTACGTCTCAGAGATCTTCCCAACTGAGATCCGATCCATTGGTATTGGTTGGTCTTTATTTGGACAATTTGCTG CTACTATCATTCTTCTCCAGACAGCGCCTATCGGGTTTAATGCTGTCGGATGGAAATATTTCCTCCTCGTTATCTGCTGGAGTGTTCTATTCATCCCCGCCATTTACTTCTTTTGGCCTGAGACTGCTAGACTTTCTTTGGAAGAGATTGGTAAGCAGTTTGGCGATGAAGTCGCCGTGCATATCACAGATGCGACAGATGAAGAGCGCGCGGCGATTGATAGGCAATTGATGGGCGAGATACATGGTGACAACAAGGCACCCGGTAACGCTACGAATGAGATTCCATCCAGCAACAGTAGCCAGTACATCGCGACCAAGCAGTAA